One part of the Elusimicrobiaceae bacterium genome encodes these proteins:
- a CDS encoding bifunctional 5,10-methylenetetrahydrofolate dehydrogenase/5,10-methenyltetrahydrofolate cyclohydrolase — protein sequence MLLQGKDLAASLRAPLAERADCVRHHLGRPITLFAVGSTEDYGAYVYLQKEVQAAEKLGIATQVHTVNSQTPVASFLALLDQASADPAVDAILIPRPLPAVLAQSGFTAHLSPEKDIDGMSTLSMGNLFLCKTWADVSQLKTFVPCTAAAVIRFLDYHHISPEGLEAVVIGRSPTVGKPLAHLLTCRNATVKICHTFTPDLSKALQQARLICSAAGQPHLLHAENVPAGCCVIDIATNLDENQHLCGDCQTEELLAKGCNVSSVPGGIGPVTLACLLENIILCGERKKETNQ from the coding sequence ATGTTACTTCAAGGAAAAGACCTCGCCGCTTCATTACGTGCCCCGTTAGCAGAACGGGCGGATTGCGTGCGGCATCATTTGGGTCGTCCGATTACCTTGTTTGCCGTAGGCTCTACAGAAGATTACGGGGCTTATGTGTATTTACAAAAAGAAGTGCAAGCCGCTGAAAAATTGGGTATTGCCACCCAAGTACATACTGTAAATTCCCAAACACCTGTTGCCTCTTTCTTGGCGCTGTTAGATCAGGCCTCTGCCGATCCGGCTGTAGACGCTATATTAATTCCCCGTCCATTGCCGGCGGTGTTGGCGCAAAGTGGTTTTACCGCTCATCTTTCACCGGAAAAAGATATCGACGGCATGTCTACGCTGTCTATGGGCAATTTGTTTTTGTGCAAAACTTGGGCAGACGTATCGCAACTCAAAACCTTTGTACCCTGCACGGCGGCGGCAGTTATTCGTTTTTTGGATTATCATCACATTTCACCGGAAGGATTAGAGGCCGTGGTCATTGGCCGCTCTCCTACCGTTGGAAAGCCATTGGCACATCTGCTCACGTGCCGCAATGCTACTGTTAAAATTTGCCACACATTTACACCCGATTTGTCCAAAGCATTGCAACAGGCGCGACTCATTTGCAGTGCCGCCGGGCAGCCTCATTTGTTGCATGCCGAAAATGTACCGGCCGGTTGTTGCGTAATTGATATTGCTACCAATTTGGATGAAAATCAACATCTCTGCGGAGACTGCCAAACCGAAGAGCTACTCGCAAAAGGATGCAATGTTTCTTCCGTTCCGGGCGGTATCGGGCCGGTAACGCTTGCATGTTTGCTCGAAAACATTATATTATGTGGAGAAAGAAAGAAGGAGACAAACCAATGA
- the ispD gene encoding 2-C-methyl-D-erythritol 4-phosphate cytidylyltransferase, with amino-acid sequence MSETLHFAGAVLVAGGLGKRMGRPKQMLPLAGKAVLIRTIEAFLKVSVIKQIVVVTACENWEALRSCFPQITFAQPGATRLGSVINGVAVLDPRVQAVAVHDGARPLVSAEAIARCLQSGFINGASVLAVPVKDTIKQVRNGFVEQTLNRALLWQAQTPQCYQANVLRRALDKFGYLQDATDESQLVERLGVRVQIEKSDYQNLKITTPEDLIMAEALLQAGLQQRTGFGFDLHRMQTGRKFIVGGVEIPHTKGLLGHSDADVVLHAICDAILGALCEGEIGLLFPPTDPTIKDIDSKKIAARVLEIVKEKGAQLVHIDATLITQEPKISPHYAAVRASLARIFQLEEKNVSFKSKSHEHVGEIGRGEAAMCQAVATVLVGEKK; translated from the coding sequence ATGTCGGAAACCTTACATTTTGCCGGAGCCGTATTAGTAGCCGGTGGCCTAGGCAAACGAATGGGCCGCCCCAAGCAGATGTTGCCGCTGGCCGGCAAAGCGGTGCTGATTCGTACCATAGAAGCCTTCCTAAAAGTATCGGTCATCAAACAAATAGTGGTTGTCACTGCTTGCGAAAACTGGGAAGCGTTGCGTTCTTGTTTTCCCCAAATAACTTTTGCCCAACCGGGTGCCACCCGTTTAGGTTCTGTTATCAACGGAGTGGCAGTGTTGGATCCGCGGGTGCAAGCGGTGGCCGTTCATGACGGCGCCCGACCCTTAGTGTCTGCCGAAGCGATAGCGCGTTGCTTGCAAAGCGGTTTTATAAATGGAGCCTCCGTGTTAGCAGTGCCTGTTAAAGATACGATTAAACAAGTTCGTAATGGCTTTGTGGAACAAACATTAAACCGAGCCCTTTTATGGCAGGCGCAAACCCCGCAATGCTATCAGGCCAATGTGTTGCGCCGTGCTTTGGATAAATTTGGTTATTTGCAGGATGCTACCGATGAGTCCCAACTGGTGGAACGTTTGGGTGTGCGGGTGCAAATAGAAAAGTCGGATTATCAAAATTTGAAGATTACTACGCCGGAGGATTTAATTATGGCGGAAGCACTTTTGCAGGCAGGTCTGCAACAGCGTACCGGATTTGGTTTTGATTTACACCGGATGCAGACCGGACGAAAATTTATAGTAGGCGGGGTAGAAATTCCGCACACGAAAGGACTACTGGGTCATAGTGATGCAGATGTAGTACTGCATGCAATTTGCGATGCTATTCTAGGGGCGTTATGTGAAGGAGAAATCGGCCTTTTATTCCCGCCGACCGATCCGACCATTAAAGATATAGATAGCAAAAAAATCGCCGCGCGCGTATTGGAAATAGTGAAAGAAAAAGGGGCGCAGTTGGTACACATTGATGCCACATTAATTACACAAGAGCCTAAAATCAGCCCGCATTACGCGGCGGTGCGCGCCAGTTTGGCCCGTATTTTTCAGTTAGAAGAAAAGAATGTCAGTTTCAAATCTAAAAGCCATGAGCACGTAGGCGAAATCGGCCGCGGGGAAGCGGCCATGTGCCAAGCGGTGGCTACGGTACTTGTAGGAGAGAAAAAATGA